One window of the Vigna radiata var. radiata cultivar VC1973A chromosome 1, Vradiata_ver6, whole genome shotgun sequence genome contains the following:
- the LOC106760583 gene encoding LRR receptor-like serine/threonine-protein kinase FLS2, which yields MTAYFLKTVYLLLLLSFLASEIIATLKNSSESGEAKCIERERQALLSFKEGLIDNFGMLSTWTNNTDSCKWKRVQCNIQTGHVQLLDLHGNYRSIPLYYLRGAINVTSLIHLPYIQHLDLNGNYFELSYIPEFMGSITNLRYLDLSSSYFAGRIPSILGNLLQLRYLDLRENLLWGKIPIEIGNLKHLQYLDLGLFYLSGKIPSQIANLRKLQHLSLGSNIPLYVWRKPNYISESFSGEIPFRIGNLPLLHTLRLVGNFDVQAKDTKWLSTLHSLTILELSSLHSLKPSHQWLQTIGKIIPNLTELRLVDCNLLHSDIQSLFHSHSSNNYTSLTILDLSSNMLSPSILQFVSNFSLHLQELYLSHNNITLSPSLCANFPSLKVLDLSYNYLASSMFRANFNISSKLQELYLENCSLMDENFLLSSTSTMNSLSSLIYLDLSNNFLKSSPMFYWLFNFTTNLHFIDLNGNLLEGPIPDEFGKAMNSLAYLCLHNNKLQGKIPSFLGSMCRLQILDLSNNKLNGEFPSFTQNSSWCSRHIFRGLNLSYNQINGRIPESIRQLSQLEILSLQGNSLEGDVTESHLSNFSKLIFLDFSHNSLSVKFSSSWVPPFQLAFLLLASCKVGPSFPSWIQTQNSLIHLDISNNMLNDFVPEWFWNQLKMLYSLNMSHNNLIGSIPNMQSKLPFRPSIILSSNEFEGKVPLFLLQASELLLSANKFSDFSCGNVTAANLATLDLSNNQIKGQLPDCWKSTNQLLFLDISSNELSGKLPISMGSLVNLEALVLRNNSLLGELPPSLKNCKNLIMLDVSQNMLSGPMPSWFGESMQQLIILILGGNHFSGKIPLHLCYLKRIQLLDLSKNKLSEEIPPCLNNFTALSEKIINRVETESRVYWYNSTYYEIYNLLSYSYSFHITWMWKGMEHDFTHPELTLLSIDLSCNNLIGEIPKEITHMLGLVSLNLSRNNLSGEIPSDIGYLSSLESLDLSRNQLYGRIPSSLSQMDFLQNLDLSHNSLSGRIPLARHMDTFDASCFEGNIDLCGEQLNKSCAGDQTLVKPQKVEVHGEYCVFYEALYMSLGIGFFTGFWGLLGPLLLWQPWRMTYLRFLNRLIDYLLVMVEVNLAKPQR from the coding sequence ATGACTGCTTATTTTCTCAAAACAGtttaccttcttcttcttctttcttttcttgccTCAGAAATTATTGCCACATTGAAAAATTCAAGCGAAAGTGGTGAAGCAAAGTGCATAGAGAGGGAGAGACAAGCACTTCTCAGCTTCAAAGAAGGTCTCATAGATAACTTTGGCATGCTCTCCACTTGGACCAATAATACTGATTCCTGCAAATGGAAACGCGTTCAATGCAATATTCAAACTGGTCATGTGCAACTACTTGATCTTCATGGAAATTACCGCTCTATACCGTTATACTATTTAAGAGGTGCAATCAATGTCACTTCATTGATTCACTTGCCATATATTCAACATCTTGATCTCAACggtaattattttgaattgagttACATCCCAGAGTTTATGGGCTCCATCACCAACTTAAGATATCTCGATCTCTCTAGTTCTTATTTTGCGGGGAGGATTCCTTCTATACTTGGAAATCTCTTACAACTACGGTATCTAGATCTTCGGGAAAATCTTCTATGGGGAAAAATTCCCATTGAGATAGGGAATCTGAAACACTTACAGTATCTCGATCTTGGACTATTCTATCTTTCCGGGAAAATCCCATCTCAAATTGCAAATCTCAGAAAGCTACAACATCTGAGTCTAGGAAGTAATATTCCTCTATATGTGTGGAGAAAGCCAAATTATATTTCAGAATCCTTTTCTGGAGAAATCCCTTTCCGCATAGGGAATCTTCCATTATTGCATACTCTCCGACTAGTTGGCAATTTTGATGTACAAGCTAAAGATACAAAATGGCTGTCTACTCTCCATTCCTTAACCATTCTAGAGCTCAGTTCATTGCATAGCCTAAAACCCTCTCACCAGTGGCTACAAACTATCGGTAAAATCATTCCAAACTTAACAGAGTTGAGACTAGTTGATTGTAATCTTTTACATAGTGATATTCAATCTTTGTTCCATTCTCACTCTTCAAATAATTACACCTCTCTTACCATACTAGATTTGTCTTCTAATATGTTGTCACCATCAATACTTCAATTCGTGTCTAACTTTAGCCTTCATCTTCAAGAGCTTTATCTTTCTCACAATAATATAACCTTGTCACCTTCTCTGTGCGCAAATTTTCCATCTCTTAAGGTCCTCGATCTCTCATACAATTATCTTGCATCATCAATGTTTCGAGCTAATTTTAATATCAGCTCCAAACTACAAGAGCTATATCTTGAAAATTGCAGTCTTATGgatgaaaattttcttctttcatctaCTTCTACAATGAATTCTTTGTCCTCACTTATCTACCTTGATCTCTCCAATAACTTCCTAAAATCATCTCCAATGTTTTACTGGCTTTTTAACTTCACAACCAATCTTCATTTCATTGACCTTAATGGTAACTTATTAGAAGGTCCCATTCCAGATGAATTTGGGAAAGCGATGAACTCTCTTGCGTATCTTTGTCTCCACAATAACAAACTCCAGGGCAAGATCCCATCTTTCTTGGGGAGCATGTGCAGATTACAAATATTAGACCTCTCAAATAACAAGTTAAATGGTGAATTTCCGAGCTTCACTCAAAATTCTTCATGGTGCAGCAGACACATATTTCGGGGATTGAACTTATCTTATAACCAAATTAATGGTAGGATACCCGAGAGCATCAGACAACTATCTCAGTTGGAAATTTTATCGTTGCAGGGGAATTCTTTAGAGGGTGATGTAACTGAATCTCATCTTTCTAATTTttccaaattaattttcttagactTTTCGCATAACTCATTATCTGTAAAATTTAGCTCTAGTTGGGTTCCTCCTTTTCAATTAGCGTTCTTGCTTCTTGCATCTTGCAAGGTAGGACCCAGTTTTCCTAGTTGGATCCAGACACAAAATTCCTTAATCCATCTAGATATATCTAATAATATGTTGAATGATTTCGTACCAGAATGGTTTTGGAACCAGTTGAAAATGTTGTACAGTTTGAATATGTCTCACAATAATCTCATTGGTTCAATccctaatatgcaatcaaagcTTCCTTTCAGACCATCTATAATTTTAAGTTCAAATGAATTTGAGGGAAAAGTTCCATTATTTTTGCTACAAGCTTCTGAATTATTACTTTCTGCAAATAAATTTTCAGATTTCTCTTGTGGAAACGTCACAGCTGCAAACTTGGCCACTTTAGatttatcaaataatcaaataaaggGGCAACTTCCAGATTGTTGGAAATCGACAAATCAATTATTGTTTCTTGATATAAGTAGCAATGAATTGTCAGGGAAACTTCCTATCTCTATGGGCAGCCTGGTTAACCTAGAAGCTttggttttaagaaacaatAGTTTATTGGGTGAATTGCCTCCCTCTTTGAAGAATTGtaagaatttaattatgttgGATGTGAGTCAGAATATGTTGTCGGGCCCAATGCCTTCATGGTTTGGAGAAAGCATGCAACAATTGATAATCTTGATCTTGGGAGGGAATCACTTCTCTGGAAAGATTCCCCTTCATCTATGTTATTTGAAGCGTATTCAATTATTGGATCTTTCCAAGAATAAGTTATCAGAAGAAATTCCACCTTGCTTAAACAATTTTACTGCATTGTCTGAAAAGATCATCAATAGAGTTGAAACTGAAAGTCGGGTGTACTGGTACAATAGTACTTACTATgaaatttataatcttttaagtTATAGTTATTCGTTTCATATAACTTGGATGTGGAAAGGTATGGAACATGACTTCACACATCCAGAATTAACTCTTCTGAGCATTGATCTCTCgtgtaataatttaattggtGAAATTCCGAAAGAGATTACACACATGCTCGGGTTAGTTTCTTTGAATTTATCAAGAAACAATTTGAGTGGAGAAATTCCTTCCGATATTGGATATTTAAGTTCACTTGAATCTCTTGACTTGTCAAGAAATCAATTATATGGGAGaattccttcttctctttctcaaaTGGATTTTCTACAAAACTTGGACTTGTCACACAATTCTCTTTCTGGAAGAATCCCATTAGCAAGGCACATGGATACATTCGATGCCTCTTGTTTTGAAGGAAACATTGATCTTTGTGGTGAACAACTTAACAAGAGTTGTGCAGGAGATCAGACATTAGTAAAGCCTCAAAAAGTAGAAGTCCATGGAGAATATTGTGTTTTCTATGAAGCATTATACATGAGCTTGGGGATAGGATTCTTTACAGGCTTTTGGGGCTTATTAGGTCCATTACTACTTTGGCAACCATGGAGAATGACTTATCTGAGGTTTTTGAATAGACTAATAGACTATCTACTTGTAATGGTTGAAGTGAACTTAGCAAAGCCCCAAAGGTAG
- the LOC106760591 gene encoding uncharacterized protein LOC106760591 — protein sequence MQLPPGMNTCKEGLVCKLTKSLYGLKQASRQWFEKLSSYLISVKYSQSKSDHSLFTKRTATGFTALLVYVDDIVLTGNSMEEINHIKELSHKKFRIKDLGELKYFLGLEVARSKEGIHLCQRKYALDILEETGMQGCKPSSTPFLRDTSTLYKEDNYLANPESYRRLIGKLLYLTNTRPDLCFTVNLLSQSMQSPTHYHYQAIQHILRYIKSSPSEGLFFAANSPKQLKAFSDSDWPTCPNTRRSTTGFCVFLGSSLISWKSKKQKTVSRSSTKAEYRALAATVCEIQWLHYLLQDFQIEEVGVPILYYDNRSARHIAHN from the coding sequence ATGCAATTACCTCCAGGTATGAACACTTGCAAAGAAGGATTGGTATGTAAGCTAACAAAATCTCTATATGGCTTAAAGCAAGCTAGCAGGCAATGGTTTGAAAAACTATCTTCTTATCTTATATCTGTTAAATATAGCCAATCCAAGTCTGATCACTCATTGTTTACCAAAAGAACTGCCACTGGTTTTACTGCTTTACttgtatatgtggatgacattgtgTTAACAGGAAATTCTATGGAAGAAATTAACCACATAAAAGAGCTTTCGCATAAAAAGTTTCGTATTAAGGACCTTGGAGAgcttaaatattttcttggacTTGAAGTAGCAAGATCCAAGGAGGGAATTCATTTGTGCCAGAGAAAGTATGCCTTGGACATACTTGAGGAAACAGGAATGCAAGGTTGCAAGCCTTCTTCTACCCCTTTTCTGAGAGACACCAGCACACTATACAAAGAGGACAACTATCTGGCCAACCCTGAATCCTATAGAAGATTGATAGGGAAGTTACTCTACCTCACCAATACCAGACCTGACTTATGTTTTACTGTCAATCTTCTCAGCCAATCAATGCAATCTCCCACTCATTATCATTATCAAGCTATTCAACATATTCTCAGATATATAAAATCCTCACCTTCTGAAGGGTTATTCTTTGCAGCTAATTCACCTAAACAACTAAAGGCCTTTAGCGACTCCGATTGGCCCACATGTCCCAACACAAGGAGATCCACTACGGGGTTTTGCGTGTTCCTTGGATCATCACTCATTTCCTGGAAATCTAAGAAGCAGAAGACTGTTTCCAGATCTTCCACTAAAGCAGAGTATAGGGCTCTTGCTGCCACCGTATGCGAAATACAGTGGCTTCATTATCTTTTGcaagattttcaaattgaagAGGTTGGGGTACCTATTTTATATTACGACAACAGATCAGCACGACACATCGCTCACAATTAG